CCATCTTTTCTGTACGTGATACCGTTTCTTCGAAGCCCGAAGATGAAATCTATGTATCTCAGATGGAAATCTATGGCCTGTCTCAACTTTTCCACTTCGAACGTGATCCTGTTCAAGGACTCGAAGAAGTTTTTTAAAATCAGCATCATTTCCTCGTCGTCACTGTACAACTCCAGAAGATCGACAAGCTTCAACCCTCGACCATGTGATTCCAGAGCAGCTTTTAGCTCCTTGTTAGCTGTCTCCATCTTGTAAGATATCTCTTCAACACGCCCGATAATATCTTCCACTTTCTTGAAATCCCTCACAACGATAGCCTCGAGCTTTTCCTGTAAAAGCTCTCTCAGTTTTTCCATGAGATCGATCTTCTTGGTCAAGATGTTCTTCAGCTTTTCCTTTCTCATTTGGACAGTTCCTCCAGTATTTTCTGTGCGAGCCTCTCTGTATCAATGAAGTAGTTTCCACTTTCTATAGCTTTCTTCAACTCTTCCACGAGCTCCTCTCTGACAGAGGAGATACTCTTTGCTTCTTTCGAGAGTTCTCCCACGTTCTGAACATAGCGAAATTCAGCTCTGTCTCCTAGCTCGCTCTTTTTCTTCTCTTTTGATTTTTCTGCAGAAGGTCTCTTTATTCCTTCAAGTGGATTCACTTCTCTTGGCCCGTTCACGCCATCTATCACAACCTTCACCCCCTTCCGTATAATATTATCGGTTGATTCCCTTCAGATTTGAATTGGGAGGAATCGGTGTGTCCAACATAAAGAGAACCCTCTCTTTTTCGCTTGGAACCTTTCTTTCCAGAGTCACAGGTCTGTTTCGGGATATGATCCTTGCAGGAACCTTCGGTGCTTCGTCCGTTCTCGACGCTTACTACATCGCCATCATTTTCCCCTTTTTTCTGAGGAGAACGTTCGCAGAAGGAGCGATGAGTTCTGCTTTCCTTCCCATCTACAACCAGCTGAAGACTAAAGAAGAAAAAGAGAGTTTCGCGTCCGCTGTTCTCACCTCCCTGGGGCTGGTTACCACTGCAATAGTTGCCTTCTCCGAGGTGTTTCCCCATCTCATAGTTGCTCTTTTTGCAACCGGAGCTGAAGAGAACACAAAAACACTTGCTGCAAACCTTCTTCGAATAACATCTCCTTTCATCACTGTCGTTTTCGTCTGGGCGGTTTTTTACTCGATACACAACTCTTCGCATAGATACTTTCTACCCGCTCTGACACCAATGTTCTCGAACCTCGGTGTGATCTTAGGGAGTCTCACTAGCAGTGTAAAATGGGCTGCCACCGGTTTCACACTGGGAGGTCTTACGGGATTGATCGTTCTTCTGCCCTGGAGAGAAGGATTCAGGTACAGGCCCAATTTCAAAGGTCTATCGCGCTTTTACAAACTCTTCTTTGCCACCTTTCTGACCATGGCAGTCTCCCAGATTGCAACAATAGTGGATGTGAACGTGGCTTCTTTTCTGGATCCGGGCTCCCTTTCATTGATACAACTTTCCAGCCGTCTCTACCAGCTTCCGCTGGGTATCTTCGGTGTGGCCGTCTCCACTGTTGCTCTCTCGACCCTCAGTCAGACAGAGGATTACGACAAGAACCTGAAGGACTTCGTCATGAAAAATCTGTTCCTCACTCTGCCATCATCTGTTGGCCTTGTAGTACTCTCAAAAAGGCTTATTTCTCTTCTGTTTGGGTACGGGGCATTTACCATGGGAGCTACAAAGAAAGCGGCCGAAATCCTCTCGATGTACGCTGTAGGACTGTGCTTTGTTTCAATGTTCCAGCTTCTCTCACGTGCCTACCACGCCAGAAGGGAAGCCAGACTTCCTTTCATAGCCACCCTGCTCGTCTCTTTCCTGAACATCGTACTGGATATCGCACTCGGCTTCACCATGGGAGCAAAGGGTATAGCTCTTGCCACTAGCCTCTCTTATATGGCAGGATTCTTCTTTCTGTTTTTCAGGATGAAACCGTCTCTCGATGTACAGATTCTCAAGATAGTCGCTGCATCGATCGTCATGGGAACCGTTGTCTTTTTTACAAAAGACTTTCTCCCCGGTAAAGTGGGAACCATAGCACTTGTGTTGCTTGGAATGGTGGTCTACTTTGTCGCTGGAAAAATACTGAGGATAAGTGAAATCAAAGAAATTTTCAAGATAGAATCGCACTGAGATAACCCACAACCTCGAGTGTGTCTCCTGACACGTCTCCACTCGTGGCATGCTTCAGAATTCTGACACCGGAGAAATCGAGGTTCAGAAGAACAGCAACACCCCCATAACCACACATGCTGATATCCTCTTTCACGAGATACTCGTACAGCAACCTAGAATCACGCTTTTCTACCGCTTCCACAACGAGAGAGTCTTTCCTCAAAGTGGTTTTTTGATCCTCGTAATGGTTCAAATCGGTGGAAGCTATTATCAAAACATCGTCGAACTTTTTCATCAATTCGCGAACAGCAAAGGCGAGATCTTCGACGACAGTTGGACTCTGATCCATCAGGCATATGGGAACGATGGAAAAATCACCGAAGACAAACTGAAGAAAGGGAAGCTGAACTTCGATAGAGTGTTCCTTCAGGTGGGAAAGTGTGTCCTGCTCAGCGTACCTGGAGTTGGTCAGGATGATTTCCACCGCTTCCTCGCTCACAGGTACTCTTCCAAGGGGTGTTTCCCAGAAACCCGATGGCCAGATTCCCACGCGTTTTCCAAGCCCTGTGTGGTTTGGACCGATGATGACAACAAGGGAGGGTTTCCCAAGTTTGGCTGCTTCGAGAAATCCCCAGGCTGCAACCGGCCCACTGTAGATATAACCCGCGTGGGGAGAAACAAGACCTATAGGTCTCTGAAGGCTTGTCTCAACGGGACCGGGCAGATCACCCGGCCCTATCTTCCTGTCGAGAAAACACATCCTTATCTGCTCGATTAACTCATCTTCCCGGGAAGGATAAAAGAGGCCCGCCACAACTGGTTTTCTCATCACGGTTCCACCACCCTGACGGTGACGAATATTATGAGATCACGTTTTTCCTTGTTCTCCGATTTTGTTTTGAAGAACCGACCTATTATTGGAAGATCTCCAAGAAACGGTAGCTTACTTTCCGTCACGTTCGTCGTTTCCCTGATCAAACCACCTATCACAATAGTACTACCATTCTTCACTATGAGGTGCGTTTGGGCTTCCCTTGTTTTCTCACCCGGAACGTTGTTCACGTAATTCCCAGGTTCGCTCGCCTTGACGAAAAGATCGAGTTCTATTGTATCGTCACTTCGCACAAATGGCGTGATGGTAAGCTCTATACCTGTTTCAAGAAATTGAACCTCAGGTGTTCCATCACCATTCGTGTCCGTGACGTAAGGTATTCTATCCCCTATGAGGATCTTCGCCTCTTTTCCACTGGTAGTAACGATCCTGGGGCTTGCCAGAATGTCGTCGAGGGTGTTACTTTCCCGATCGGAATACTGGAGCGACAACGAACTATTGAAGACAGATTCGAATATTTTCTCAAAATCGAGGTAATCAGCCACTGAGAAAGATATTCCAGCGCCGGAGGAACTCAGGTTGATTCCGGTTCCACTCAATTCCAGGCCTCTTTCCTTGTCGAGTATATCTATCAAGGATTTGTCCACTATCTTTGCCGAGATCTCTACCTGTTTTGTGGGCTTTGAAAGCTTCTTGATGATGTTGTCTAGCTCTTTCTTTATCGTCTCGGAGATTCCTGTTACCACCATGAAGTTGTTCAAAGAGTCCATGTACACCGTTCCCCCGTAGAACTCTATGAGCGACTTTATCTGGTCGAAATTGTGTGGAACGCTGTAGATGTATCTCTTTGCAAGATCTTGCTTTGGTTTAGAAACCACGTATATGCCGTTTTCCTCATCGAACAGATATCCATAATTTTGAGAAATCAAATTCAGAAACTTTTCCCAGGAAATGTCCTTGGCCTTCATGGTGACCTTCTCAGAAGGAATGTCCACGAACACTACGGGCACGCCAAGCTCACTTGCTGCCTCTTTGAGGAGATCGTACAGTGACACGCCCTCTGCTTCTATAGAAAGCTTTCCATCGGAGACAAACACATGATCCTCTTTTTTACTTGCCTTCACCTTTTCCTCTTCCACCAGGTTAACTACCTTCTCCACGACGTTCTCAGGTCCTTCCACAACTATCTGGCCGAGCTTCGAAAAAACGGTGATTTCAACGTTGCTGAAAAGTTTCTTAAGGTAAGTGGCCAGTTCGTTGGGGTCCACGCCCGCAGGTATTGGAATACTTCTCCTCTCAAGTTCTCTGGAGACCGCTCTCGTTTTCTCCAGGAAGGTCTTCAAGAGATTCTTGACCCTCTCTAATTGGGAAGCTGGAGCCTCCACCAACAACAGATTCAACCTGTCCAGATAAGCAACTTTTTTCACTTCTGGAACTAGGATTTCCAGAAAAGTTTTGAATTGGTCAAACGGGAAACCTGGTGGTACCTCCAGTGTGAGACGTTCAAAGACGCTTTCCCTGGCGATTTCCTGATGCCTTTCGAAGAAGGAGCTGTATATCCTTGAAAGCTCCTCCACGGCACCAACCGGTCCTTTGAGAACGAGAAATCCCAGTTTGTCGAGGTTTATACACACAATGTTCGGATGGAGTTTCCCAGACAGGGCGATGAATTCATCGACAGGGAAAGCGCCATCTGTTTCCAGGAACTTCACAGTGTCTTTTTCCCGAATTTTTCCCAGTTTCTCCAGGATCGTTTTGAACTGCTCCTGAGCTCTTTTCACACTTTCTTTTGTTCCCTCGAATAGAACAACACCATCCATCACTTCATAAACCACTCCTGTGTTTCTGCCGACCACATTGAGCAGCTTTTCAGGATCCTGGAGCCACTTTGGAAAGTCGACGAACGCCTGCACTATTTCCTCTTTCGAGCTCAGGATCTTTTGGAGAAGATCCATGGCACTTTTAACTTCGAATTCGCTACCGATAACGACTATTTCGTTTCCCAACTCTTCCACGGAGACATCGTAGAGTTGGCTGAGAACCGCCTTTACCTTGTCGAGAGAAACGGCTCTCACTTTTTTCACGAATCGCACTGTTTTTTCCTCCGAGACGATAGCTTTCAATTCCTCGGCTGCTTCCTGCAGTCTTTTCTCATCCATGCCACTGAGCATGAGCATTTTCAATGCCGGGAAGTAATCGATCTCCACATCGTACTTCTCTAGGATGAACTTTTTCAAATCTTCCAGACTCTCCTCCCTCAGAGAGATCTTCAGAAATCGAGTGTATCTGGTTTGAAGCTTGTTCAAATAATCCACAGCACCATTGACAGAACGTAGAGCCCCTTCAATGAAGACGAACTTCCCCACTTTATCCACCGAGACACCGTACATTTTCGAGACGGCCTCAAGCAATTCTTGTTGAATATCCCGTTTCAACTCGAGAGCTTTTGCAGTGAAGTTTTTTCGCCTGAGGTCCAAGAGCTTTTTCAGAACGGAAGAGATCTTCTCGTACATGTTCTTGGGAACAGAAAGAGATACTTTTACGTTTTCTCCATCGATATCGAGAAACTTCAGCCTCGAAGCGGGAATACCAAGAAACTGGAGTGCCTCCTTTAAGAAATCCTCCTCACCCTTTTTTACATCGAGGTAGTACGCGTTGCCGAGCTCGAGATCGTTTTCCGCTATGAAATCCACCAATTCTTTTTCCCTGTCTATCGGTACCTGGCACACTACCAAGTTCATTTCCTCGTAAGCCTGGGCATCTATTCCAAGGATCAACTTGATCAAATTGGCAGCAGCCTTTGGATCATAAGCATAAAAAACGAACTTTTTTGTGGAAACAGTTTGGGATTCAATCTGCTCTACACCGGTTTCCAAGATCTTCATGTACTTTTCGACTTTTGCGATGGTTTCAGAATCTCCCGCGAGAATAACCCTGGACACCGGTTTCAAGAGATGGTATTCGAACTGATAGACATCTTTCAGAGCAGACAGGAGTTCTTCTACCTTACTCGCTTCCACTGAGAAGGACACTTCTTTCTGCTGAAGGGGTGGGGAGACCGAAAGGAGACTCGCTACAAGATCGTGCTCTTCTGAGGTTCCATAAACAAAGAGCACTGATTTCGATGGAAGATAATCTATCATGGCCTCCTGCGAGATGAGGCTCTTTATTCTATCCGCCACGGTCTGATTCTCCACCTTGTATATACCCCAAAATCTCTGAAATCTCCCGGAAACCTCTTCGTACTTTCCAATGAACATCGTTCCA
This sequence is a window from Thermotoga sp.. Protein-coding genes within it:
- a CDS encoding flagellar protein FlgN, translated to MRKEKLKNILTKKIDLMEKLRELLQEKLEAIVVRDFKKVEDIIGRVEEISYKMETANKELKAALESHGRGLKLVDLLELYSDDEEMMLILKNFFESLNRITFEVEKLRQAIDFHLRYIDFIFGLRRNGITYRKDGSFDEEGPSVFLGRS
- the flgM gene encoding flagellar biosynthesis anti-sigma factor FlgM, with the protein product MIDGVNGPREVNPLEGIKRPSAEKSKEKKKSELGDRAEFRYVQNVGELSKEAKSISSVREELVEELKKAIESGNYFIDTERLAQKILEELSK
- the murJ gene encoding murein biosynthesis integral membrane protein MurJ, which encodes MSNIKRTLSFSLGTFLSRVTGLFRDMILAGTFGASSVLDAYYIAIIFPFFLRRTFAEGAMSSAFLPIYNQLKTKEEKESFASAVLTSLGLVTTAIVAFSEVFPHLIVALFATGAEENTKTLAANLLRITSPFITVVFVWAVFYSIHNSSHRYFLPALTPMFSNLGVILGSLTSSVKWAATGFTLGGLTGLIVLLPWREGFRYRPNFKGLSRFYKLFFATFLTMAVSQIATIVDVNVASFLDPGSLSLIQLSSRLYQLPLGIFGVAVSTVALSTLSQTEDYDKNLKDFVMKNLFLTLPSSVGLVVLSKRLISLLFGYGAFTMGATKKAAEILSMYAVGLCFVSMFQLLSRAYHARREARLPFIATLLVSFLNIVLDIALGFTMGAKGIALATSLSYMAGFFFLFFRMKPSLDVQILKIVAASIVMGTVVFFTKDFLPGKVGTIALVLLGMVVYFVAGKILRISEIKEIFKIESH
- the amrB gene encoding AmmeMemoRadiSam system protein B, whose amino-acid sequence is MMRKPVVAGLFYPSREDELIEQIRMCFLDRKIGPGDLPGPVETSLQRPIGLVSPHAGYIYSGPVAAWGFLEAAKLGKPSLVVIIGPNHTGLGKRVGIWPSGFWETPLGRVPVSEEAVEIILTNSRYAEQDTLSHLKEHSIEVQLPFLQFVFGDFSIVPICLMDQSPTVVEDLAFAVRELMKKFDDVLIIASTDLNHYEDQKTTLRKDSLVVEAVEKRDSRLLYEYLVKEDISMCGYGGVAVLLNLDFSGVRILKHATSGDVSGDTLEVVGYLSAILS
- a CDS encoding type II secretion system protein GspD produces the protein MRETLVGLFLLIAGALFSAELVGVLPQIKEDQVLIEIQISSPVEDISAEMNSSRTVFSVFLKGVQMKISRFMVPVSVGPVEGVRVVNVGSGVMVSASLLVPFPGSYELEGNKVIMKFPRTKERIDVSFENMPFEDMVKYLAERLNLNVIVSESVKSATTSLKLNDVTPEDALRDLLVTFGEVAYAYFPDGTMFIGKYEEVSGRFQRFWGIYKVENQTVADRIKSLISQEAMIDYLPSKSVLFVYGTSEEHDLVASLLSVSPPLQQKEVSFSVEASKVEELLSALKDVYQFEYHLLKPVSRVILAGDSETIAKVEKYMKILETGVEQIESQTVSTKKFVFYAYDPKAAANLIKLILGIDAQAYEEMNLVVCQVPIDREKELVDFIAENDLELGNAYYLDVKKGEEDFLKEALQFLGIPASRLKFLDIDGENVKVSLSVPKNMYEKISSVLKKLLDLRRKNFTAKALELKRDIQQELLEAVSKMYGVSVDKVGKFVFIEGALRSVNGAVDYLNKLQTRYTRFLKISLREESLEDLKKFILEKYDVEIDYFPALKMLMLSGMDEKRLQEAAEELKAIVSEEKTVRFVKKVRAVSLDKVKAVLSQLYDVSVEELGNEIVVIGSEFEVKSAMDLLQKILSSKEEIVQAFVDFPKWLQDPEKLLNVVGRNTGVVYEVMDGVVLFEGTKESVKRAQEQFKTILEKLGKIREKDTVKFLETDGAFPVDEFIALSGKLHPNIVCINLDKLGFLVLKGPVGAVEELSRIYSSFFERHQEIARESVFERLTLEVPPGFPFDQFKTFLEILVPEVKKVAYLDRLNLLLVEAPASQLERVKNLLKTFLEKTRAVSRELERRSIPIPAGVDPNELATYLKKLFSNVEITVFSKLGQIVVEGPENVVEKVVNLVEEEKVKASKKEDHVFVSDGKLSIEAEGVSLYDLLKEAASELGVPVVFVDIPSEKVTMKAKDISWEKFLNLISQNYGYLFDEENGIYVVSKPKQDLAKRYIYSVPHNFDQIKSLIEFYGGTVYMDSLNNFMVVTGISETIKKELDNIIKKLSKPTKQVEISAKIVDKSLIDILDKERGLELSGTGINLSSSGAGISFSVADYLDFEKIFESVFNSSLSLQYSDRESNTLDDILASPRIVTTSGKEAKILIGDRIPYVTDTNGDGTPEVQFLETGIELTITPFVRSDDTIELDLFVKASEPGNYVNNVPGEKTREAQTHLIVKNGSTIVIGGLIRETTNVTESKLPFLGDLPIIGRFFKTKSENKEKRDLIIFVTVRVVEP